One window of Streptomyces sp. FIT100 genomic DNA carries:
- a CDS encoding SMP-30/gluconolactonase/LRE family protein: protein MTRNPFQPSRRAVLGGAATAALTVATGAATASATARATGGAPAAAWPTEFALPNGLLPEGITIGARPYAYMGSRANGAVYRTDLRTGKGEFIHEGTAGTAAIGLKLDHDGLLYIAGGGGGTAKIVDARTGRLVSTHQLTDTTGHFVNDVILVRDRAWFTDSRDSVLYGVPRGCGGEIHRLPLGGAWVQTPEVNNANGIVATPDGRGLIVVSSTPGTLYHVDLRTGHATVIALNGAENVANGDGLLRIGRTLYVVQNRLNAISVFELDAATRTATLRRTITDPRFDIPTTVARWSHRLYLVNARFTSPQTPDTTFNGVAVPL from the coding sequence ATGACCCGGAACCCCTTCCAGCCGTCCCGGCGTGCCGTCCTCGGCGGCGCCGCCACCGCGGCGCTCACGGTCGCGACCGGCGCCGCCACGGCGAGCGCCACGGCGCGCGCCACCGGCGGCGCCCCGGCCGCCGCCTGGCCGACCGAGTTCGCCCTCCCCAATGGCCTCCTGCCCGAGGGCATCACCATCGGCGCACGGCCGTATGCCTACATGGGCTCCCGCGCCAACGGCGCCGTGTACCGCACCGATCTGCGCACCGGAAAGGGCGAGTTCATCCACGAGGGCACGGCCGGCACCGCGGCGATCGGGCTCAAGCTCGACCACGACGGCCTGCTCTACATCGCCGGAGGCGGCGGAGGCACGGCCAAGATCGTCGACGCCCGCACCGGCCGCCTCGTTTCCACGCACCAACTGACCGACACCACCGGCCACTTCGTCAACGACGTCATCCTCGTCCGGGACCGCGCCTGGTTCACCGACTCGCGCGACAGCGTGCTGTACGGCGTACCGCGCGGCTGCGGCGGCGAGATCCACCGCCTTCCGCTCGGCGGCGCATGGGTCCAGACGCCCGAGGTGAACAACGCCAACGGCATCGTCGCCACCCCCGACGGCCGGGGCCTGATCGTCGTCAGCAGCACCCCCGGCACGCTCTACCACGTGGACCTGAGGACCGGACACGCCACCGTCATCGCGCTCAACGGCGCGGAGAACGTCGCCAACGGCGACGGCCTCCTCCGCATCGGCCGGACGCTGTACGTCGTCCAGAACCGGCTGAACGCCATCAGCGTCTTCGAACTCGACGCCGCCACCCGCACGGCGACCCTGCGCCGCACGATCACCGACCCCCGCTTCGACATCCCGACCACCGTCGCCCGCTGGTCGCACCGCCTCTACCTCGTCAACGCCCGCTTCACCTCGCCCCAGACGCCCGACACGACGTTCAACGGGGTCGCCGTTCCTCTCTGA
- a CDS encoding e9imm peptide, translating into MSALEMSRAETVVLVQRIMDADYASEAELAGWSDRLDRLLACPSGHVGGLIFWPPERELSADEVVDQALAYRPIAL; encoded by the coding sequence ATGAGTGCACTGGAGATGAGCCGTGCGGAGACGGTCGTGCTCGTGCAGCGGATCATGGACGCGGACTACGCCTCCGAAGCCGAGCTGGCCGGTTGGTCGGACCGGCTCGACAGACTCCTGGCCTGTCCGTCTGGTCACGTCGGTGGCTTGATCTTCTGGCCGCCGGAGCGGGAGCTTTCTGCAGATGAGGTAGTCGATCAGGCGCTGGCGTATCGCCCGATCGCTTTGTGA